The window GTCAAACTGACTGATTCTGAGGACAAAACAATAGATCTGGCCGAAGCTCCCAGAGCACTCCGATACAAGGACTCAAACCCTCCCTAGTGGGGAAGATCTTGTCAAAAAACCACTCAACATCTGAGGAATGGCTCAAGCTTTCATGGTAGCCTGGAGAATCAGAGAATTTCAACTTCAAGAGCTGGGTCATGGCCTATTCAGTTGTGAATTCGAATCAAACAGAGATAAGGATCGGGTGATCAAGGAGGGTCCATGGCACTTTGAAAGGCAACTTGTTATACTCCATGAGATGATAGTGGATGAGAAACTATCAAAGCTGAAGATAAACACTTGTGTCTTCTGGGTCCGAATCTTCAACCTGCCCCTAAATCGGAGGGATCACTATACCATAAAACCCCTAATGCAACTCAATTTAAATTTGTTACTTGAAAATTGTTGCataaaatgagtttattttgtCCATTTCAATTAAAATGTATTAATGTTGCATTTTTGTTACATTAAGCTTCAAACTCAAAAGATAACAAAAAAATAtgcaacaaaataataattgttGCTTATATTTGTGACCTAATCCAACAATTTGCttaaattgttaaaaaaaataagaaaaaatgaaaaatgcaaCAAAAGTATAATTGTTGCATAGTTGtactttaataataaaaatggtgaaatttaatataattttttttaaatattaatttttttaatgaagatgaaaaaatatttttttatataataagaaaataatttacgaaatatttaattgtatttataaaattattgttacacttttataaaaataagtaataaagtgatatataataataaatttaattatatataaaaaatgaaatgaaaagcATTAAGGGTACTtgactcaaaaaaaaaaaaaacactaaggGTACTAATACCTCTTAAAGATTATTTTAAACTTAAATATTGTTTCCTTATTTGGATCATGTTTCAATATTGTTTTCTAgccattacaaaaaaaaatggagaaagttAGTActataaattatacaaaaaaaaatatattaattagttAGTAGTCTAGTTAATTATAATTAGACGTCAATTACTGTTTGTATTTGACTGTTGATGTATCCAAAAATTTAAAAGTACCTATTGCAAAATAAATGGAGAGAGCagtattaaaaattaatatttgagttaattataattaaacttaAAATAGTATTTGGTTCCTGATTTATCCAAAATTTGATAATTTGGCCcttgatctattatttggtcaaaTTTGCTCTACGACCTATCcgaattggtgaaatttcacgcAATTTGGATGGAAATTTAACAAAACTATCACTCCTTGACATATAACGATATTTTGATACATGGACTTGATATGTGGCATGTCTTCACACATAAATTTTCTTATgtgaaaatattaattagattaaaaaataataaaataaaaacaaatatctaaactAAAACCTATAAAGTCCATGTGTCAAAATATCGCTACGTGTCACAGAGATAAACGTTACATCAAATTTTAATCCAAATTAGATGAAATTACATTAATTGGCATAGGTCAAGGGTCAattgtgaccaaataataaatcacagtccaaataataaaattctaaataaaaCATGGATCAAATAGTACTTTAGtgaaaaaatttacaaattgaaAACGTAACCCGAAAACTCAGGGCTATAGTGAAAATTTGAAAGTGCTAAACCTCAGCAAAACCTCAAACGTGAAAATTTGGGATTCTTTTTGTCTAACAAACACAACTCTGGTATGCGAAACCTAAGCTGAAAAGCCTCTTCTTCACTGACACGATTTCTTCAACCCTAAAACATAATTTTGGTTCTCAATCATCACACAAGCAAGGTAACTAATTAAATTTCctgttttttcttcttattttgtTAATGATATCATGCGATTGTCTATTTGCTATTATTTGCTTAAAACCTAACCAGCAAAACTTGATGATTTTTTCTGTCCAGTTGTGCTTCTATTGTTATTTGGGGGACCAAGGAGACcttttgaatttcaattttgaagACTGAACCAAAAATAACAGCTATAACAGGTGATTCTTCCAACTTTTTACAATTTCTTTTACACTCCTGTTAATACAATTTAAGATTATGTTTTGTTAACTTACTAATTAAAATCTTTATTGGGAATACCAaataaaagggataaggtaccaaaataggcctatgatttttggaattgtatcaatttaggctccacgtgcaaaataacaccaatataggtttaaccttttaaaaaggtaccaatttaggcttcgataatggaacgagacacgtcattgatattactccgtcAAGTCctatcaattgtacgtggagggagaaataagaacttaacggagtaataggaatgacgtgtccaatccgttcttgaagtctaaattgataccttttttaaacgttaagtctatattggtgttattttatacgtggagcctaaattgatattttctaaaaactatacacctattttggtaccttattctAAATAAAAAGAATGAGGTTGGTAGTTGATTTTTATATCAGATGAGTTAAAAACTTATAACTAGTGCAATAGGGGAAGATGATGAAGTTGGATTGGCAACTCAACTTAACAACATTAATTAATGAAAGGTGTCCAGGAGCATttgaaaaaccaaattaatgaaTAAGCAATGATTAATCCATTTACAAAATTGAAGCCCAAACCATGCAACATATAGCTTTGAACTTGGACAATTAAACACAAATAATCCACTCATAGCCTAAGACAAAatgtatttatttaaaaattttgtaAAGACATGAAAGTTGTTCTGTCTCTGAATATTATTTGCAAAAGCCATTGCATGAAAGCTATAATTTTAGAAGGCCATTATAAAGTCTTGTATATATTTATACTCTGCTTTGTAAGTTCTAAATCTTGATGTGATTTTCTTTTAGGACTTTGGGAAGTAGCAATATAAAACCACTTAAGAAAAACTTTACATGTATGAAATCGAattttttatattcaaaataaGTTAACTAATCCATAAATTAAAAAGtgaaaaactattaatttctttaGACATCatatcaatttttaatataatttatttaattaacctCTATTTTAGTCAGTTCTGttaatttagtaattttatcataaaaaccaaaccttatattttttataaactcAAATCGAAACCCAACCAAATATATCGAATAATCGAACCGAAATTCATttcctaatgaagtgatgtatcTACATCAATTACTGCCTATGTTTGTTTACACCAATTACTGtttatttttgtctttaatgttttttttcttaGAGTGATAGCAAACAATAAGGAAAGGAAGGGACAGGTGACAGCAAATGTGGTGAAGCTTTTAAACTTTGAGGTACGTAATAATCTTTCATATCCTTGTCTTTTTTGTTTGCACCATTAATATGTTTGTAATCATGAGTTGCTTTTGTTTGTGTGATTGCATCATGAAATGGAAAATTTGACTAAATGtgtgtttttatattttgatcAGCTATTTATTAATAGAGTATGATGATAACAAATGGTTGGAACTTCCAAGGTATTGTGAAAGATATTTGAATGGAGCTAAATTATTTATAGAACGTGCATTTGATAAATATGGTGTAGGAGAACAAATGAAATGTCCTTGCACACATTGTTGTAATCGTAAATGGCATAGCAAGGGTGCGATTTATGATCATCTAATTTGCAATGGACCGGCTTTAACCCTTGTTAGTTGGATTTATGATGTTGTGAGAAAAACTACTACTAATGATGAAAATGTAAAGGCTAGTTCAATGGGTATGAATTTTGGAGATGAACTAACTAGAATGTTGCATGAcaattttcaatatatagacAATGACTTAGGCAATGATGATCATAGAATAAACAATGGCCCAAATTTAAATGCAAAAAAATTCTATCATCTTGTTGAGGAGGGAAAACAACCCCTATATCCTGGTTGTGAAAGATTTTCTAGGTTAAGCTTCATGGTTCGACTTTACCTATTTAAATGTGTTCATGGAGTTAGTGAGGCTGCATTTTCAGATTTGTTAGAGTTGATCAGGGAGGCTTTTCCTAATGCCGAAGTACCAAAATCTTTTAATGCCGCAAAGAATGTAATTAAAGATTTAGGTCTTGATTACCAAAAGATACATGCCTGCCCTAATGATTGCATGCTATATTGGGCTGAAAATGAAGGTGAAACTGTTTGCAAAATTTGTGGTGCTTCTAGGTGGAAAGTTGTGGATAATGAATATGTTGGTGTTGAAAATGAAAAGCCTAAGAAATGTCACAAAGTTCCTGCAAAAATAATGAGATATTTCCCTCTAAAACCAAGGTTGCAGCGACTATTTATGTGTAAAGGTTTGGCTGAATTAATGATATGGTAtgcaaaagagagaaaaaaagatGGCAAGTTAAGACATCCAGCAAATGGTGAGGCTTGGAAGGCCATGGACAGTTTGTATCCTAACTTCAGCTCTGAAATTCGTAATGTCGGATTAGGTTTAGCTTCTGATGGTTTCAATCCTTTTCGAACAATGAGCATATCCCATAGCACATGGccaattgttttgattaattataaCCTACCACCTTGGCTTTGTATGAAACCTGAAAATTTGATATTGTCTACTCTAATTCCTGGCCCAACTTCTCCTGGGAACAATATTGATGTGTACATGCAACCTCTAATTACAGAATTGAAAGAGTTATGGGATATAGGGGTGGAAACTTATGATTCCTTTACAAACCAAACCTTTACTTTGCAAGCAAACCTACTTTGGACCATTAGTGACTTTTCGGCTTATGCTATGTTGTCGGGTTGGAGCACGAAAGGTAAATTGGCTTGCCCAAATTGTCATTATGAGACTTCTTCAACTTACTTGAAGCATAGTAAAAAAATGTGTTATATGAACCATCGCAAGTTTTTTGATTCAAACCATAAGTGGAGGGTTGACAAGAGAAGATTCAATGGTGATATTGAAGTGGGAAATATGCCTACTGAGTTGTCTGGAATGGATATTGTGGAGTTGTTACACGAATTTAAGAATGTATTTGGGAAGCAGAAAAAGAAACCACAACCCAATTCCAAATGCCCATGGAAGAAGAAGTCCATACTTTTTGAATTACCGTATTGGATACACAACCTATCCCGCCATAATCTTGATGTCATGCATATAGAGAAAAACGTTTTTGATAATATATTGGGGACTTTGTTGAGTATTGCAGGTAAGAGTAAAGATCATCTAAATGCACGATTAGATTTGCAAGATATGGGCATTAGGAAGACCTTCATCCTCGAAATTCCAGTGATAATAAACACATTGAATATGGGGCTGCCTGTTTTGACATGACTAACAAAGAGAAGGAAGTCTTTTGTATGGTACTTAAAATGGCCAAATTACCTTATGGTTTTGCATCCAATATTGGCCGATGTGTGCAAGTGGGTGATAGGAAAGTATCAGGGTATAAGAGTCATGATGCTCATTTCATACTTCAATATTTACTACAGTTTGCTGTGAAAAAGTCATTAAAGGCCGAGGTTGCATTGCCTTTGATTCGATTGGGTGCATTCTTTAGAGGGTTGTGTAATAAAGTTATCGATCCAAATGATATAAAGGGGTTGCAAGAAGAGATTGTTGAAATAATTTGCCAACTTGAGATGATATTTCCACCATCTTTCTTTGATATAATGGTTCACTTGCCAATACATTTGTGCAAAGAAGTTCAGCTTGGTGGTCCTGTTCATAATAGATGGATGTTTCCAATTGAACGCTACTTGGGAAAGTTGAAGTCCTATATTCGCAATAGATCAAGACCAGAAGGGTGCATAGCTGAAGGGTATTTGGCTGAAGAATGTGTCACTTTTTGCTCAAGATACTTAGGTGATGGTGTGAAAAATAAACTCCTTAGTCAGTCGGTTGGTATTGGGGGTTCAATTATTCCTACTATCGGTTATCCTCTAGGTATGAAGAAGAATAAGCGCTGGAATTCTATTCATTTGGATGATGACACTTGGAATAAAGCTCATCGGTACATTCTTTTCAATTGTGGAAATGGAGAAGTGGAGAAATACATACAGTAAGAAGAATCTGTTCATTTcaaattttatccatttttttattttttttattaattatgtaATTGTACATGAATATATTTCTTATGGTTGTATTCCATGTTTTGTTCTTCATTTGTAGGGAACATAAAAATTTGTTGGAAAGTTTTCCAAAGAGACAAAGGTATAAAAAAGAAAGAGCACACAGTTTAGAATTTCATAAGTGGTTTAAGGAGGAGGTTCAACGAAAGACTTTTGTTTCTAGTGACCTATTAAGTTTGGCAAGGGTCCAGTTCGATCTGCAAAGAAGTTTAGTGGATATGTAATAAATGGATCAAGGTTTCATACTAAGAAAAGAGACGAAAAGTGTACTACCCAAAATAGTGGTGTCATGTTAACAGCCCTAACCACTAGCTTCGCAAGTTCAAAGGACCAAAACCCTAAAGTCGGGGATGTGAATTACTATGGATCAATTGAAGATATCATTGAAATTGATTAGGGGgcatttaatgttattttgtttaGATGTTCTTGGTACCAAGAAGAAAAAGATGATTATGGGTTTCCTCGAGTTAATGTTAGCAAGTTATATAAAAAAGATGACCCTTTTGTGATGGCCTCACAAGTGCTTCAAGTATTTTTCATTGAAGATCCTACAGAAAAATATTCACATTATGTTATTAAGAAGTTGCCTAAGGAATGGTCTGATATAGGAGAAGGCAATGATGCCACTGAAGAAGATATAAATGTTGTTGATAAGAGAGAATTTTGTGTTGTGTGCTGAAATTGATAGTAACAGAGATAGCTGGTCCAGAGATGATGTGCCTATAAGAAAAATCCCATATCCAACAAATATAGACCCAAAATCAACGGATTACACAACAAATGATGTTGATTCAGACATTGATAATACTGATTGGGATTGGCTGGACTCCAATAAGTAAATGTAGGTTTTCTTTGCATcttttctttaaataaatttatatgtgTGTTTTGAGATATGTTGAAATTACATATGGTTTGATATTTTTATCTGTGTTTATCCTTGTTTCAGATATGTTTAGAATTGTCTCTAGTTTGAGATTTGTTTAGAATTGGTACTTGTTTGAATTGCTAATGTTTAAACAATCATTTTTTACTTACTACATATGATATTGTTTTGTTGCAGAATGAAGGAGAAAACGTTTGTTATTAAATTCTATCATGGAGGAGATTTTAAGAACAACAAGTATGTTGGAGGTGAGGTTTTTGAGTTTCCCCCTTATGAAGATGCAGATTTGATCTCATTTACTTCATTGATGAGTGATGTCAAACATGAGTTGAAATATACCGAAATTGGAGGGATGTATGTCAAGGCAGATGACAAAAGGGGATTCAAACTCCTTGTGAATGATAAAGATGTAATCTCTTACATGGAGAAAGTGGGTGATTCAGGGACTTTGGAATTTTTCATCGACAACATGGTTGACCAAACTAGTACCGTTGTGAAACAAACACAGCCATTTGTCCTTGTTCGACCAAGGAAGCTTCCTACTGAAGGTAATTTTGGGTTtagattgtttattattttgtcAACTTTTACTACAATATTTGATTACTTCGAATTTCATATAACAGAAGTTCCTTTAAGAAAAAGTCCAAGGTCAAAAGGTGAAAAATGCAAGTTTGTCACTTTGAAAAGTATTCAACAAGAGACCAGCGCCAGAAAGCAAGCAAAAAAGAAAGAgttggaaagaaagaaagagctTATGCAAGTTGAAGTGTCTCTAGTTGATGAAAAGATAGGAGATTCTGATGACGTTGAGGGGGATGCTAATGTCGAACATGAGGAGGACTTGGTTAGTCAATGAAATTCGTatcttaattttgaaaatatgtTATTGTTGATTATTTGATTAAGGTTGATTATCCTTAAATGAAGCCTCATGATAAAGAATCTATTATACAACTTGACAATGCATATGAACAACTCCGAAATGAAAATATTGCAAAGAACAAAGACAAGATTGCTTCACTCCGGATGGATTCACTCTCTTCCTCTATGAGGAATTCTATAAATCAAAATGCAGAATCGAAGGTATATTGACTTAAATACAACTCTTATCTTATAGTTATATTTTTTAACCTTCtaatatattcaaataaaattCAGCAAGGAAAAAAAGcaagaaagaaaaaggttaCTAGCAACCTCAACATAACTAGGAGGACAACACGTTCCCTAGCACTTGCCATTGATGCAGCTGCTAAGAAAACAGTCAAGGATGTTACAACAGAAGGGTGTGCTAGAAAAAGAGTGGCAATAGAGGTAATAGTATGTTCTTATCGACTCTAAAATTTCTTTATTATATATTGATGTTCTTTCCTGTTTTTGAACTCTTATTTTATTTACATGTACGTTTGCAAGACAACGGAAGAACCAATGGTAGAAGTTTCTGAAGGCTGTGCTGAAAAGTTGGACATAATGCATCTCCGAAAAAAGAGAGATGAAGGTATTGGAACAATGGAGAATTATATTGCGTTACGAAAGCGACAAGAAAAAACTCCAAATCAACCACAAATTGGGTTAGTTGAGCTACCAACTGAAATGACAcaaattgaaaatgatataaTTGTTCAATGTGAGAGTCAATTATCACATGATTCTAGAGGTAAAGGAACTTATCTCATGAGAATATTCTCATTATGTAAATATCCTCAATTTAATgttaaatttttgttttataatgTTGACAGCATCAACTAAGCAACCGAAAAGGAAGTTTCGAGGACAAACAAAATTGGATGCAATCCATAcaagaaatattgaagaaagaaagatgataaTGTTGAATGATGTGAATCAACCAATTGGAGATGACAAAACCTTATCAGAATTTAGTAACTTTTTGGGGACATTAGGAAGACAGTACATCAAGTTTAGCCACACAAACTGGTCACATGTTCCCGATAAAGAAATTTTGTGGC is drawn from Euphorbia lathyris chromosome 9, ddEupLath1.1, whole genome shotgun sequence and contains these coding sequences:
- the LOC136206414 gene encoding uncharacterized protein isoform X1, with the protein product MKCPCTHCCNRKWHSKGAIYDHLICNGPALTLVSWIYDVVRKTTTNDENVKASSMGMNFGDELTRMLHDNFQYIDNDLGNDDHRINNGPNLNAKKFYHLVEEGKQPLYPGCERFSRLSFMVRLYLFKCVHGVSEAAFSDLLELIREAFPNAEVPKSFNAAKNVIKDLGLDYQKIHACPNDCMLYWAENEGETVCKICGASRWKVVDNEYVGVENEKPKKCHKVPAKIMRYFPLKPRLQRLFMCKGLAELMIWYAKERKKDGKLRHPANGEAWKAMDSLYPNFSSEIRNVGLGLASDGFNPFRTMSISHSTWPIVLINYNLPPWLCMKPENLILSTLIPGPTSPGNNIDVYMQPLITELKELWDIGVETYDSFTNQTFTLQANLLWTISDFSAYAMLSGWSTKGKLACPNCHYETSSTYLKHSKKMCYMNHRKFFDSNHKWRVDKRRFNGDIEVGNMPTELSGMDIVELLHEFKNVFGKQKKKPQPNSKCPWKKKSILFELPYWIHNLSRHNLDVMHIEKNVFDNILGTLLSIAGKSKDHLNARLDLQDMGIRKTFILEIPVIINTLNMGLPVLT
- the LOC136206414 gene encoding uncharacterized protein isoform X3; this encodes MKEKTFVIKFYHGGDFKNNKYVGGEVFEFPPYEDADLISFTSLMSDVKHELKYTEIGGMYVKADDKRGFKLLVNDKDVISYMEKVGDSGTLEFFIDNMVDQTSTVVKQTQPFVLVRPRKLPTEEVPLRKSPRSKGEKCKFVTLKSIQQETSARKQAKKKELERKKELMQVEVSLVDEKIGDSDDVEGDANVEHEEDLPHDKESIIQLDNAYEQLRNENIAKNKDKIASLRMDSLSSSMRNSINQNAESKQGKKARKKKVTSNLNITRRTTRSLALAIDAAAKKTVKDVTTEGCARKRVAIETTEEPMVEVSEGCAEKLDIMHLRKKRDEGIGTMENYIALRKRQEKTPNQPQIGLVELPTEMTQIENDIIVQCESQLSHDSRASTKQPKRKFRGQTKLDAIHTRNIEERKMIMLNDVNQPIGDDKTLSEFSNFLGTLGRQYIKFSHTNWSHVPDKEILWQFVKIGKQTR
- the LOC136206414 gene encoding uncharacterized protein isoform X2, which translates into the protein MKEKTFVIKFYHGGDFKNNKYVGGEVFEFPPYEDADLISFTSLMSDVKHELKYTEIGGMYVKADDKRGFKLLVNDKDVISYMEKVGDSGTLEFFIDNMVDQTSTVVKQTQPFVLVRPRKLPTEEVPLRKSPRSKGEKCKFVTLKSIQQETSARKQAKKKELERKKELMQVEVSLVDEKIGDSDDVEGDANVEHEEDLPHDKESIIQLDNAYEQLRNENIAKNKDKIASLRMDSLSSSMRNSINQNAESKQGKKARKKKVTSNLNITRRTTRSLALAIDAAAKKTVKDVTTEGCARKRVAIETTEEPMVEVSEGCAEKLDIMHLRKKRDEGIGTMENYIALRKRQEKTPNQPQIGLVELPTEMTQIENDIIVQCESQLSHDSRASTKQPKRKFRGQTKLDAIHTRNIEERKMIMLNDVNQPIGDDKTLSEFSNFLGTLGRQYIKFSHTNWSHVPDKEILWQFVKVNLLLFDEYI
- the LOC136206414 gene encoding uncharacterized protein isoform X4, yielding MKEKTFVIKFYHGGDFKNNKYVGGEVFEFPPYEDADLISFTSLMSDVKHELKYTEIGGMYVKADDKRGFKLLVNDKDVISYMEKVGDSGTLEFFIDNMVDQTSTVVKQTQPFVLVRPRKLPTEEVPLRKSPRSKGEKCKFVTLKSIQQETSARKQAKKKELERKKELMQVEVSLVDEKIGDSDDVEGDANVEHEEDLPHDKESIIQLDNAYEQLRNENIAKNKDKIASLRMDSLSSSMRNSINQNAESKQGKKARKKKVTSNLNITRRTTRSLALAIDAAAKKTVKDVTTEGCARKRVAIETTEEPMVEVSEGCAEKLDIMHLRKKRDEGIGTMENYIALRKRQEKTPNQPQIGLVELPTEMTQIENDIIVQCESQLSHDSRASTKQPKRKFRGQTKLDAIHTRNIEERKMIMLNDVNQPIGDDKTLSEFSNFLGTLGRQYIKFSHTNWSHVPDKEILWQFVKTR